A region from the Ciconia boyciana chromosome 1, ASM3463844v1, whole genome shotgun sequence genome encodes:
- the UQCC6 gene encoding ubiquinol-cytochrome c reductase complex assembly factor 6, which yields MPAGVPWPTYLKTLAASMLAMFAGAEVVHRYYRPDLSIPEIPPKPGELKTELLGLKARSSKVQTSQQ from the exons ATGCCCGCCGGCGTGCCTTGGCCCACCTACCTGAAGACGCTGGCGGCCAGCATGCTGGCCATGTTCGCCGGCGCCGAGGTCGTGCACAGGTACTACAGGCCTGACCTT AGTATACCTGAAATACCTCCTAAGCCTGGagaactgaaaacagaactgtTGGGTCTAAAGGCAAGATCAAGCAAAGTTCAAACTTCGCAACAGTGA
- the HSP90B1 gene encoding LOW QUALITY PROTEIN: endoplasmin (The sequence of the model RefSeq protein was modified relative to this genomic sequence to represent the inferred CDS: inserted 2 bases in 1 codon; deleted 3 bases in 2 codons) — MPVKSLRGNDWPXAPSARPIGAGHAPSAGNRTWKATIGGDSCRPLPPAFPLAVYLAWYAPIGQWRSGSPHPPAPRVDKAEGEGRGRSSGLSGGAAGAAAGGGLGSAGQGCLGPFSSATAAHVAMKSVWGLALACTLLLAVSVRADEVDVDGTVEDDLGKSREGSRTDDEVVQREEEAIQLDGLNASQIKEMREKSEKFAFQAEVNRMMKLIINSLYKNKEIFLRELISNASDALDKIRLISLTDENALAGNEELTVKIKCDKEKNMLHVTDTGIGMTKEELVKNLGTIAKSGTSEFLNKMTEMQDDSQSTSELIGQFGVGFYSAFLVADRVIVTSKHNNDTQHIWESDSNEFSVIDDPRGNTLGRGTTITLVLKEEASDYLELDTVKNLVKKYSQFINFPIYVWSSKTETVEEPIEEEEAKEKEEADDDEAAVEEEEEEKKPKTKKVEKTVWDWELMNDIKPIWQRPSKEVEEDEYKAFYKTFSKEHDDPMAYIHFTAEGEVTFKSILFVPNSAPRGLFDEYGSKKSDFIKLYVRRVFITDDFHDMMPKYLNFVKGVVDSDDLPLNVSRETLQQHKLLKVIRKKLVRKTLDMIKKIAEEKYNDTFWKEFGTNVKLGVIEDHSNRTRLAKLLRFQSSHHESNLTSLDQYVERMKEKQDKIYFMAGASRKEAESSPFVERLLKKGYEVIYLTEPVDEYCIQALPEFDGKRFQNVAKEGVKFEESEKSKESREALEKEFEPLLNWMKDKALKDKIEKAVLSQRLTQSPCALVASQYGWSGNMERIMKAQAYQTGKDISTNYYASQKKTFEINPRHPLIKDMLRRVKENEDDKTVSDLAVVLFETATLRSGYMLPDTKEYGDRIERMLRLSLNIDLDAKVEEEPEEPEDAAEEAEQDEEEVDADAEDSETQKESTDVKDEL, encoded by the exons ATGCCGGTTAAATCCCTCCGCGGCAACGATTGGCC AGCGCCCTCCGCCCGGCCAATCGGCGCCGGCCACGCTCCGTCCGCAGGAAACCGCACATGGAAAGCCACGATTGGCGGCGATAGCTGCAGGCCCCTCCCT CCAGCCTTCCCATTGGCTGTATATTTGGCGTGGTACGCTCCGATTGGCCAGTGGCGGAgcggctccccccacccccccgcgccccgggtTGATAAGGCGGAGGGGGAGGGCCGCGGCCGCTCCAGCGGGCTcagcggcggcgcg gcgggcgctgcgGCCGGTGGCGGGCTCGGGAGCGCGGGGCAGGGGTGCCTGGGGCCGTTCTCTTCTGCGACCGCAGCCCACGTCGCCATGAAGTCGGTGTGGGGGCTCGCTCTGGCGTGCACGCTGCTCCTGGCCG TATCCGTTAGAGCTGATGAGGTGGATGTGGACGGGACCGTTGAAGATGACTTGGGTAAAAGCAGAGAAGGGTCTCGAACAGATGATGAAGTTGTTCAGAG agaggaagaagctaTCCAGCTAGATGGCCTAAATGCATCCCAGAtcaaagaaatgagagaaaaatctgagaagTTTGCATTTCAAGCAGAAGTGAACAGAATGATGAAACTTATTATCAattctttatataaaaataaagag attttcctgaGGGAACTTATTTCAAATGCTTCGGATGCTTTAGATAAGATACGGTTAATATCCTTAACCGATGAAAATGCTCTTGCTGGTAACGAAGAACTTACGGTCAAAATCAAG tgtgataAAGAGAAGAACATGCTTCATGTTACAGATACGGGTATTGGCATGACAAAAGAGGAGTTAGTTAAAAACCTGGGTACCATTGCAAAATCTGGTACAAGTGAATTCTTAAACAAGATGACTGAAATGCAGGATGATAGCCAGTCAACATCTGAGTTAATCGGCCAGTTTGGTGTTggcttttattctgctttcttaGTAGCAGACAGAGTTATTGTCACATCAAAACACAACAATGATACTCAACATATTTGGGAGTCAGATTCAAATGAATTCTCTGTGATTGATGACCCAAGAGGAAACACTTTAGGACGTGGCACAACCATAAC ccTTGTCTTGAAGGAGGAAGCATCTGATTATCTTGAGCTGGATACTGTTAAAAATCTAGTAAAGAAATACTCACAGTTCATAAACTTCCCTATATATGTGTGGAGCAGCAAA ACAGAGACTGTTGAAGAACCCattgaagaggaggaagcaaaggagaaagaagaagcaGATGATGATGAAGCTGCAgttgaagaagaggaggaagaaaagaaaccaaaaactAAGAAG GTTGAAAAGACTGTCTGGGATTGGGAGCTCATGAATGACATAAAACCAATCTGGCAGAGACCATCTAAAGAAGTTGAAGAAGATGAATACAAAGCTTTTTACAAAACCTTTTCCAAG GAACATGATGACCCAATGGCTTACATCCACTTCACTGCTGAAGGGGAAGTAACTTTCAAATCCATCTTGTTTGTTCCCAATTCTGCTCCACGTGGCCTGTTTGATGAATATGGATCCAAAAAAAGTGATTTCATTAAG TTGTATGTTCGAAGAGTGTTCATCACTGATGACTTTCATGACATGATGCCCAAATATCTTAACTTCGTTAAGGGTGTT GTGGATTCTGATGATCTTCCTTTGAATGTATCTCGTGAAACACTTCAGCAGCATAAATTGTTAAAG GTGATCAGAAAGAAACTTGTTCGCAAAACTCTTGATATGATCAAGaaaattgcagaagaaaaatacaatgacACGTTCTGGAAAGAGTTTGGTACTAATGTAAAGCTTGGAGTTATTGAGGATCACTCCAATCGTACACGACTGGCTAAACTTCTTCGCTTCCAGTCTTCTCATCATGAGAGTAACCTTACAAGCCTTGACCAGTATGTGGAAAGGATGAAAGAGAAGCAagacaaaatttatttcatggCAGGTGCTAGCAGAAAGGAG GCTGAGTCCTCACCATTTGTTGAGCGCCTTCTGAAAAAGGGCTATGAAGTGATATATCTGACTGAACCTGTAGATGAATACTGTATTCAGGCTCTGCCAGAGTTTGATGGCAAGAGGTTTCAGAATGTAGCGAAAGAAGGAGTTAAGtttgaagaaagtgaaaagtcTAAGGAGAGTCGGGAAGCCTTGGAAAAGGAATTTGAACCACTCTTAAACTGGATGAAAGACAAAGCTCTAAAAGACAAG attGAAAAAGCTGTGCTATCTCAACGTTTAACCCAGTCTCCATGTGCTCTTGTGGCTAGTCAGTATGGGTGGTCTGGTAACATGGAAAGAATCATGAAGGCTCAAGCTTACCAAACTGGGAAGGATATATCTACAAA TTACTATGCTAGCCAAAAGAAGACATTTGAAATTAACCCCAGGCATCCACTGATCAAGGACATGCTGAGGCGAGTCAAG GAAAATGAAGATGACAAAACAGTTTCAGATCTTGCAGTGGTATTGTTTGAAACTGCAACTTTGAGATCAGGATATATGTTACCAGACACTAAGGAATATGGAGACAGAATAGAAAGGATGCTTCGTTTAAGTTTAAACATTGATCTGGATGCAAAG GTGGAGGAGGAACCTGAAGAGCCTGAAGATGCAGCTGAGGAGGCAGAACAAGATGAAGAGGAGGTGGATGCTGATGCTGAAGACAGTGAAACACAGAAG GAATCCACAGACGTGAAAGATGAACTGTAA